The Streptomyces sp. NBC_01255 genome window below encodes:
- a CDS encoding TIGR01777 family oxidoreductase has protein sequence MQRSATRKRVAVTGASGLIGKALVRSLRADGHDVLRLVRRPAATADEVEWDPKRLYVDAAGLVGVDAVVHLAGAGVGERRWTEAYKREIRDSRVLGTQAIAQALASLAEPPEVLVCGTALGWYGDTGSRAVDESAPAGTGFLPSVCVEWEAAAAPAEEAGIRVAYARTGLVVAREGGAWGRLFPVFRAGIGGRMGDGRQYWSHISLHDEVAALRHLVDTPSLAGPVNLTAPEPVTNREVTAAMGRVLRRPTLCTVPAPALKLLLGDFAQDVLGSQRVLPGRLLESGFDFAFPTIDDAIRAAAR, from the coding sequence ATGCAGCGTTCCGCCACCCGCAAGCGCGTCGCCGTCACCGGCGCCTCCGGACTCATCGGCAAGGCCCTCGTCCGCTCCCTGCGCGCCGACGGCCACGACGTCCTCCGCCTCGTCAGGCGACCCGCCGCGACCGCCGACGAGGTCGAGTGGGACCCGAAGCGGCTGTACGTGGACGCCGCCGGACTCGTCGGGGTGGACGCCGTCGTGCACCTGGCGGGCGCCGGCGTCGGCGAACGCCGCTGGACCGAGGCGTACAAGCGGGAGATCCGCGACAGCCGCGTCCTCGGCACGCAGGCGATCGCCCAGGCGCTGGCCTCACTGGCGGAGCCGCCGGAGGTCCTGGTGTGCGGCACGGCGCTCGGCTGGTACGGGGACACCGGCAGCCGCGCGGTCGACGAGAGCGCGCCCGCCGGGACGGGCTTCCTTCCCTCGGTGTGCGTGGAGTGGGAGGCCGCCGCGGCGCCGGCCGAGGAGGCCGGCATCCGCGTCGCCTACGCCCGTACCGGACTGGTCGTGGCCCGCGAGGGCGGGGCCTGGGGACGGCTCTTCCCGGTCTTCCGCGCCGGGATCGGCGGCCGGATGGGCGACGGCCGCCAGTACTGGTCGCACATCTCCCTCCACGACGAGGTGGCCGCCCTGCGCCACCTGGTCGACACCCCGTCCCTCGCCGGGCCGGTGAACCTCACGGCCCCCGAGCCCGTCACCAACCGTGAGGTGACGGCCGCGATGGGCCGGGTCCTGCGGCGGCCCACGCTGTGCACGGTGCCCGCGCCCGCCCTGAAGCTGCTCCTCGGGGACTTCGCCCAGGACGTGCTGGGCAGTCAGCGGGTGCTGCCGGGGCGGCTGTTGGAGTCCGGCTTCGACTTCGCCTTCCCGACGATCGACGACGCGATCCGCGCCGCCGCCCGCTGA
- the lipA gene encoding lipoyl synthase, with protein sequence MSAVAPDGRKMLRLEVRNAQTPIERKPEWIKTRAKMGPEYTKMQGLVKSEGLHTVCQEAGCPNIFECWEDREATFLIGGDQCTRRCDFCQIDTGKPEALDRDEPRRVGESVVTMDLNYATITGVARDDLADGGAWLYAETVRQIHQQTAERADGRTKVELLAPDFNAVPELLAEVFASRPEVFAHNVETVPRIFKRIRPGFRYERSLDVITQARDYGLVTKSNLILGMGETREEVSEALQQLHDAGCELITITQYLRPSVRHHPVERWVKPQEFVELKEEADEIGFSGVMSGPLVRSSYRAGRLFQQAIEKRGAVDNATQAV encoded by the coding sequence GTGTCCGCAGTCGCACCCGACGGACGCAAGATGCTGCGCCTGGAGGTCCGGAACGCCCAGACCCCCATCGAGCGCAAGCCCGAGTGGATCAAGACCCGCGCGAAGATGGGGCCCGAATACACGAAGATGCAGGGCCTCGTGAAGAGCGAGGGCCTGCACACGGTCTGCCAGGAGGCGGGCTGTCCCAACATCTTCGAGTGCTGGGAGGACCGCGAGGCGACCTTCCTCATCGGCGGCGACCAGTGCACCCGGCGCTGCGACTTCTGCCAGATCGACACGGGCAAGCCCGAGGCGCTGGACCGTGACGAGCCGCGCCGCGTGGGCGAGTCGGTCGTCACGATGGACCTGAACTACGCCACCATCACGGGCGTCGCGCGCGACGACCTGGCGGACGGCGGTGCCTGGCTGTACGCGGAGACCGTGCGCCAGATCCACCAGCAGACGGCGGAGCGCGCCGACGGCCGTACGAAGGTCGAGCTGCTCGCCCCCGACTTCAACGCGGTGCCGGAGCTCCTGGCCGAGGTCTTCGCCTCCCGCCCCGAGGTCTTCGCGCACAACGTGGAGACGGTGCCGCGGATCTTCAAGCGGATCCGTCCGGGCTTCCGGTACGAGCGTTCGCTGGACGTCATCACGCAGGCCCGTGACTACGGTCTGGTCACGAAGTCGAACCTGATCCTCGGCATGGGCGAGACCCGCGAGGAAGTCAGCGAGGCGCTCCAGCAGCTGCACGACGCGGGTTGCGAGCTCATCACGATCACGCAGTACCTGCGCCCCTCGGTCCGGCACCACCCCGTCGAGCGCTGGGTGAAGCCGCAGGAGTTCGTGGAGCTGAAGGAGGAGGCCGACGAGATCGGCTTCTCCGGCGTGATGTCGGGCCCGCTGGTCCGTTCCTCGTACCGCGCGGGCCGCCTGTTCCAGCAGGCGATCGAGAAGCGCGGTGCCGTCGACAACGCCACTCAGGCTGTGTGA
- a CDS encoding SDR family oxidoreductase, which produces MTTDTHETKPLHGRVCLVAGATRGAGRGIAVQLGAAGATVYVTGRTTREKVSEVGRATETIEETAELVTAAGGEGIAVPTDHLEQDQVRALIDRIDRERGRLDVLVNDVWGGEHLLVFGKKTWENDLDGGLRMLELGIRTHVITSYTALPLLIRNPGGLVIELTDGTTEYNGTRFRENLFYDLAKNAPLRMAFGLGKELEEHGATAVALTPGWLRSEQMLAAFGVTEENWRDAVEKIPGFAVAESPAYVGRAVAALAADADRHRWNGQSLSSGQLAKEYGFTDADGSQPDAWGYMLADETGDPDINDYR; this is translated from the coding sequence ATGACGACGGACACACACGAAACGAAACCGCTGCACGGACGCGTCTGCCTGGTCGCGGGAGCCACCCGGGGCGCCGGACGGGGCATCGCCGTCCAGCTGGGGGCCGCCGGAGCCACGGTGTACGTCACCGGGCGCACCACCCGCGAGAAGGTCAGCGAGGTCGGCCGGGCCACCGAGACCATCGAGGAGACCGCCGAACTGGTGACGGCCGCCGGCGGCGAGGGCATCGCCGTGCCGACCGACCATCTGGAGCAGGACCAGGTCCGGGCCCTGATCGACCGGATCGACCGGGAACGGGGACGGCTCGACGTCCTCGTCAACGACGTGTGGGGCGGCGAGCACCTCCTCGTCTTCGGGAAGAAGACCTGGGAGAACGACCTCGACGGCGGCCTCCGGATGCTCGAACTCGGCATCCGGACGCACGTCATCACCTCGTACACGGCCCTGCCGCTGCTCATCCGGAACCCGGGCGGCCTCGTCATCGAGCTCACCGACGGCACCACCGAGTACAACGGCACCCGCTTCCGCGAGAACCTCTTCTACGACCTCGCCAAGAACGCGCCCCTCCGGATGGCCTTCGGCCTCGGCAAGGAGCTGGAGGAGCACGGCGCCACGGCGGTCGCCCTCACTCCCGGCTGGCTCAGGTCCGAGCAGATGCTCGCCGCCTTCGGCGTCACCGAGGAGAACTGGCGCGACGCCGTCGAGAAGATCCCCGGATTCGCCGTCGCCGAGTCCCCGGCGTACGTCGGCAGGGCCGTCGCCGCCCTCGCCGCCGACGCCGACCGGCACCGCTGGAACGGGCAGTCGCTCTCCAGCGGGCAGCTGGCCAAGGAGTACGGCTTCACCGACGCCGACGGCTCGCAGCCGGACGCCTGGGGCTACATGCTCGCGGACGAGACGGGCGACCCGGACATCAACGACTACAGATAG
- a CDS encoding DUF4240 domain-containing protein, which translates to MDETEFWEIIDNTREAAEGDPEEQADLLVDRLTRLDPDSVLDYARHFEARYNRAYLWDLWGAAAVLFDGAGDETFDAFRCWLIGQGREVFEGAVHDPDALAELLDDFDVEIDGDGEEIGFAADEAYEQLTGAETPDLGIPMPGGEPLGAPFDLEDDDVLAARFPRLWERFGAA; encoded by the coding sequence ATGGACGAGACGGAGTTCTGGGAGATCATCGACAACACCCGCGAGGCCGCCGAGGGCGACCCCGAGGAGCAGGCCGATCTGCTCGTGGACCGGCTGACCCGGCTCGATCCCGACTCCGTGCTCGACTACGCCCGCCATTTCGAGGCCCGCTACAACCGCGCGTACCTCTGGGATCTGTGGGGCGCGGCGGCCGTGCTCTTCGACGGGGCCGGCGACGAGACCTTCGACGCCTTCCGCTGCTGGCTCATCGGCCAGGGCCGGGAGGTCTTCGAGGGGGCGGTGCACGATCCGGACGCGCTGGCGGAGCTGCTCGACGACTTCGACGTGGAGATCGACGGGGACGGCGAGGAGATCGGCTTCGCGGCGGACGAGGCGTACGAGCAGCTGACCGGCGCGGAGACCCCGGACCTGGGCATTCCGATGCCGGGCGGGGAGCCGCTGGGCGCGCCCTTCGACCTGGAGGACGACGACGTGCTCGCGGCCCGCTTCCCGCGGCTGTGGGAGCGCTTCGGAGCCGCGTAG
- a CDS encoding SDR family NAD(P)-dependent oxidoreductase: MSARDVFGGRTAVITGASSGIGAGLARHAAGLGMKLVLADVAAERLAAFAEELRAIGAEVEAVVTDVAEPASVEALADHAYTRFGTVDLLVNNAGIMAMGYSWEIPAERWDAMLRVNIGGYVNGIRAFVPRMLERGEKAWVVNVSSIGGMLPSPLMAPYSVTKFGTLALTESLHHEMQMKGAPIQVSVVTPGSVKSEIFKAARPGEGTPPEIAAFNEHLQTLADEHGLTPEEHAERVFEMVAEGKYWAIPQPEQLFPALQPRTDMILGQVNPQLQQG, from the coding sequence ATGAGCGCCCGGGACGTGTTCGGCGGCCGTACGGCCGTCATCACCGGCGCCTCCTCCGGCATCGGCGCCGGGCTCGCCCGGCACGCCGCGGGACTGGGCATGAAGCTGGTCCTCGCCGACGTCGCCGCCGAGCGGCTCGCCGCCTTCGCCGAGGAGCTGCGGGCCATCGGCGCCGAGGTGGAGGCCGTGGTCACCGACGTCGCCGAGCCCGCGTCCGTCGAGGCCCTCGCCGACCACGCGTACACCCGCTTCGGCACGGTCGACCTGCTGGTCAACAACGCCGGGATCATGGCCATGGGCTACTCCTGGGAGATCCCGGCCGAGCGCTGGGACGCCATGCTCCGCGTCAACATCGGCGGGTACGTCAACGGCATCCGCGCCTTCGTTCCGCGCATGCTGGAGCGCGGCGAGAAGGCCTGGGTGGTGAACGTGTCGTCCATCGGCGGCATGCTGCCGAGCCCGCTGATGGCCCCGTACAGCGTCACCAAGTTCGGCACGCTCGCGCTCACCGAGTCGCTCCACCACGAGATGCAGATGAAGGGCGCACCGATCCAGGTGTCCGTGGTGACGCCCGGCTCGGTCAAGAGCGAGATCTTCAAGGCGGCCAGGCCCGGGGAGGGCACCCCGCCCGAGATCGCGGCCTTCAACGAGCACCTGCAGACCCTCGCCGACGAGCACGGGCTGACCCCCGAGGAGCACGCCGAGCGCGTCTTCGAGATGGTCGCCGAGGGGAAGTACTGGGCGATCCCGCAGCCGGAGCAGCTCTTCCCGGCGCTCCAGCCGCGCACGGACATGATCCTCGGCCAGGTGAACCCGCAGCTCCAGCAGGGCTGA
- the lipB gene encoding lipoyl(octanoyl) transferase LipB produces MSELRFVRLGFGADAVDYQVAWDKQREVHAARFADETADTCLLLEHPPVYTAGRRTAENERPLDGTPVVDVDRGGKITWHGPGQLVGYPIMKLPRPVDVVAHVRRLEDALIRTAAEFGVETSRVEGRSGVWVLGDPVEERPSFGGLSLDFDPRLTDEEFDPRLNGPEYAPSNAGQRREDRKLAAIGIRVAKGVTMHGFALNVNPDNAWFDRIIPCGIRDAGVTSLANELGRDLAIEEVLPVVERHLREVLEQAELKPREIERPAEPEPEPASA; encoded by the coding sequence GTGAGTGAGCTGCGATTCGTCCGCCTTGGATTCGGCGCTGATGCCGTCGACTACCAGGTGGCCTGGGACAAGCAGCGCGAAGTGCACGCCGCACGGTTCGCCGACGAGACCGCCGACACCTGTCTGCTCCTCGAGCACCCGCCGGTCTACACCGCCGGCCGGCGCACCGCGGAGAACGAGCGTCCGCTCGACGGGACGCCCGTCGTGGACGTGGACCGCGGCGGCAAGATCACCTGGCACGGCCCCGGTCAGCTGGTCGGCTACCCGATCATGAAGCTCCCCCGCCCGGTGGACGTCGTCGCGCACGTCCGCCGCCTGGAGGACGCCCTGATCCGGACGGCCGCCGAGTTCGGCGTGGAGACGAGCCGGGTCGAGGGCCGCAGCGGTGTCTGGGTCCTCGGGGACCCCGTGGAGGAGCGGCCGTCGTTCGGCGGGCTCTCCCTCGACTTCGACCCTCGCCTCACCGACGAGGAGTTCGACCCCCGGCTGAACGGCCCCGAGTACGCCCCGTCCAACGCCGGCCAGCGCCGCGAGGACCGCAAGCTCGCCGCCATCGGCATCCGGGTCGCCAAGGGCGTCACCATGCACGGCTTCGCCCTCAACGTGAACCCGGACAACGCGTGGTTCGACCGGATCATCCCCTGCGGCATCCGCGACGCGGGCGTGACCTCGCTCGCCAACGAACTGGGCCGGGACCTCGCGATCGAGGAGGTGCTCCCGGTCGTGGAGCGCCACCTGCGGGAGGTCCTGGAGCAGGCGGAGCTCAAGCCCCGCGAGATCGAGCGTCCGGCGGAGCCGGAACCGGAGCCGGCCTCCGCCTAG
- a CDS encoding SDR family NAD(P)-dependent oxidoreductase — MNQLTRYEGRRALITGGGSGIGQATVLRVLAEGGRVVAADISEDGLKDTVAKAGDAADRLTTVVVNVADEASVRAGVAAAVEALGGLDVLVNAAGILRSSHTHETSLDSFEQVLRINLTGTFLVIRESIPALLEGNGSAVVNFSSTSAMFAHPYMAAYAASKGGIQSMTHALAAEYAKQGIRFTAVQPGSISSGMTDGTGASRQSVGPGLPEDADFNLFMKLMPALGEGFAGPETVAGVVAMLASEDGRFITGTEVRIDGGTHF; from the coding sequence ATGAACCAGCTGACCCGTTACGAAGGACGCCGCGCCCTCATCACCGGCGGTGGCTCCGGCATCGGCCAGGCCACGGTGCTCCGCGTGCTCGCGGAGGGCGGCCGGGTCGTCGCCGCCGACATCAGCGAGGACGGCCTCAAGGACACCGTCGCCAAGGCCGGCGACGCCGCCGACCGCCTCACCACCGTCGTCGTGAACGTCGCCGACGAGGCCTCCGTACGGGCCGGCGTCGCCGCCGCCGTCGAGGCGCTCGGCGGCCTGGACGTCCTGGTCAACGCGGCCGGCATCCTGCGCTCCTCGCACACCCACGAGACGAGCCTCGACTCCTTCGAGCAGGTGCTGCGGATCAACCTCACCGGCACCTTCCTCGTGATCCGCGAGTCGATCCCGGCCCTCCTGGAGGGCAACGGCTCCGCCGTCGTGAACTTCTCCTCCACCTCCGCGATGTTCGCCCACCCCTACATGGCGGCCTACGCGGCCAGCAAGGGCGGCATCCAGTCCATGACCCACGCGCTCGCCGCCGAGTACGCCAAGCAGGGCATCCGCTTCACCGCCGTGCAGCCCGGCTCCATCTCCTCCGGCATGACCGACGGCACCGGCGCCAGCCGCCAGAGCGTCGGCCCCGGCCTCCCCGAGGACGCCGACTTCAACCTCTTCATGAAGCTCATGCCCGCCCTCGGCGAGGGTTTCGCAGGCCCCGAGACCGTCGCGGGCGTCGTCGCGATGCTCGCGAGCGAGGACGGCCGGTTCATCACCGGCACCGAGGTCCGCATCGACGGCGGAACGCACTTCTGA
- a CDS encoding GNAT family N-acetyltransferase → MIVPETQIRIAEAGDDDVLAALDRAAWSPLHAVLPAPTEPYEPFFDARHLPEDYLVAEVAGEVVGYLRLVPPTSLAATAHVRQIQGLVVAESARGRGVARALLRAAAERARAEGARRITLRVLGHNTPARALYASEGFAVEGVLPGELLIDGEYVDDVLMGRSLLT, encoded by the coding sequence ATGATCGTGCCGGAGACGCAGATACGTATCGCCGAAGCCGGGGACGACGACGTCCTCGCCGCGCTCGACCGGGCCGCCTGGTCGCCCCTGCACGCGGTGCTGCCCGCCCCCACGGAGCCGTACGAGCCCTTCTTCGACGCCCGCCACCTGCCCGAGGACTACCTCGTCGCGGAGGTCGCCGGCGAGGTCGTCGGCTACCTACGCCTCGTCCCGCCGACCTCGCTCGCCGCCACCGCGCACGTGCGCCAGATCCAGGGCCTCGTGGTCGCCGAGTCCGCCCGCGGCCGGGGCGTGGCGCGGGCCCTGCTGCGGGCTGCCGCGGAGCGGGCCCGCGCGGAGGGCGCCCGCCGGATCACCCTGCGGGTCCTCGGACACAACACCCCGGCCCGCGCGCTCTACGCCTCCGAGGGCTTCGCGGTGGAGGGCGTGCTGCCGGGCGAGCTCCTGATCGACGGGGAGTACGTGGACGACGTCCTGATGGGCCGCTCGCTCCTCACCTGA
- a CDS encoding regulator, with amino-acid sequence MTERPPQRIPNRQLAALIAEAGFSNAGLARRVDQLGLEHGLDLRYDKTSVTRWLRGQQPRGTTPALIAEVFTRRLGRRLSAQDLGLDACAPVYAGLEFAATPEEAVDIVSGLWRKDSGSHAELRKIAFTPAGLVVPSRDWLIGRADERVARGELAPGPPSSRAHGGTPGDPRASHDPRAAHESRSPHDPRAPHESRSPHEPRTPHEPRTPHDPRVSHVAHDPRVPAQGRFSVPRQRGTDRGPGQRVSSGDIAALRSVGELFRTLDHAYGGGHARQALVRYLEHETEPMLRGTYGEAVGRRLFAAAADLTRLAGWTSYDIAAHGLAQRYFVQALRLAQAAGDRAYGSYVLLTMSCQAVYLGHGREAVQLARVAQQGVGPAAPPVVQAMLHAIEARGHAVLGEARVCSASLVRAERALEAARPGDEVPYWARMFDEAQLADELGHCHRDLQQYRPAAQHAERALQLRAPGFARSRLFCRVVLATSRLALGELDQACALGAEAAQQASEMRSARAVEYVRDFERRLEPYRDAAAARTYRDRVAAIG; translated from the coding sequence ATGACGGAACGACCACCGCAGCGCATCCCGAACCGCCAGCTCGCCGCGCTCATCGCCGAAGCCGGGTTCTCCAATGCGGGCCTCGCCAGACGGGTGGACCAGCTCGGTCTGGAGCACGGCCTCGACCTGCGGTACGACAAGACCTCCGTGACCCGCTGGCTCCGCGGCCAGCAGCCGCGCGGCACCACCCCGGCCCTCATCGCCGAGGTCTTCACCCGGCGCCTGGGCCGCCGGCTCTCCGCGCAGGACCTCGGTCTCGACGCCTGCGCGCCGGTCTACGCGGGCCTGGAGTTCGCGGCGACCCCCGAGGAGGCCGTCGACATCGTCAGCGGGCTCTGGCGCAAGGACTCCGGCAGCCACGCCGAACTCCGCAAGATCGCCTTCACCCCGGCGGGACTCGTCGTCCCCAGCCGCGACTGGCTCATCGGCCGCGCCGACGAGCGGGTGGCCCGCGGCGAGCTCGCCCCCGGCCCGCCGTCCTCCCGGGCCCACGGCGGGACACCCGGAGACCCCCGCGCGTCACACGATCCCCGCGCGGCGCACGAATCCCGCTCCCCACACGATCCCCGCGCCCCACACGAATCCCGCTCCCCGCACGAACCCAGGACCCCGCACGAACCCAGGACCCCGCACGACCCCCGGGTCTCCCACGTCGCCCACGACCCGCGCGTCCCCGCGCAGGGCCGCTTCTCCGTGCCCCGGCAGCGCGGTACGGACCGGGGGCCCGGCCAGCGGGTCTCCAGCGGCGACATCGCCGCCCTCCGCTCCGTCGGCGAGCTCTTCCGCACCCTCGACCACGCCTACGGCGGCGGCCACGCGCGGCAGGCCCTCGTCCGCTACCTGGAACACGAGACCGAGCCGATGCTGCGCGGCACGTACGGCGAGGCCGTCGGCCGCCGCCTGTTCGCCGCCGCCGCCGACCTCACCCGGCTCGCCGGCTGGACCTCGTACGACATCGCCGCCCACGGCCTCGCCCAGCGCTACTTCGTCCAGGCGCTGCGCCTCGCCCAGGCCGCCGGGGACCGGGCCTACGGCTCGTACGTGCTCCTCACCATGAGCTGCCAGGCCGTCTACCTCGGCCACGGGCGGGAGGCCGTGCAGCTCGCCCGGGTCGCCCAGCAGGGCGTCGGGCCCGCCGCGCCGCCCGTCGTCCAGGCCATGCTGCACGCCATCGAGGCCCGCGGGCACGCGGTCCTCGGCGAGGCCCGGGTGTGCAGCGCCTCCCTGGTCCGGGCCGAGCGGGCCCTCGAAGCGGCCCGGCCGGGCGACGAGGTGCCCTACTGGGCCAGGATGTTCGACGAGGCCCAGCTCGCCGACGAGCTCGGGCACTGCCACCGCGACCTCCAGCAGTACCGGCCCGCCGCCCAGCACGCCGAGCGCGCCCTCCAGCTGCGCGCGCCCGGCTTCGCCCGCAGCCGGCTCTTCTGCCGGGTCGTCCTCGCCACCTCGCGCCTCGCCCTCGGCGAACTCGACCAGGCCTGCGCGCTGGGCGCGGAGGCCGCCCAGCAGGCCTCCGAGATGCGGTCGGCGCGCGCCGTCGAGTACGTACGCGACTTCGAGCGCCGCCTGGAGCCGTACCGCGACGCCGCGGCCGCCCGCACCTACCGCGACCGCGTCGCCGCCATCGGCTGA
- a CDS encoding NAD(P)/FAD-dependent oxidoreductase produces the protein MLSSSSTAQRTDVVEIVDVVIVGAGIAGLAAAHRLTGAGLSVAVLEAEPRVGGRMATDSVDGFLLDRVGPLLTLSPEELRAVPGLDGLVLRPFAPGVLVHSDGRYTRWGAPHPRRAAGTHRAGGHRSVGGAFSMARALASAPRRPAASLDQARLGASLVRLAATPSQRLLTRPERTAREALTARLPARTVQGVLRPLLAALLGDPDLGMSSRRADLALRAFARGRLAVPEGGSAALPERLAAALPPGTVRTGVRVTEASVSRVTTAGHGVFGCRSVLLATGARTAAELLPGLRAPAFHAVTVLHHTAPVAPTGDPALVLESDPGGPVAHTAVMSAVDPSRAPEGRALITSTVLGTPPDDTERRVRKHLATLYGTSTDEWELLALRHTAEAVPAMPPPHDARRPVRLLAGLYVCGDHRDAGTPQGALASGARAARALLGDLGVRLPVEEDEAAEEAA, from the coding sequence GTGCTCAGCAGCTCAAGTACCGCACAACGAACGGACGTCGTGGAGATCGTCGACGTCGTCATCGTGGGGGCCGGGATCGCGGGGCTCGCGGCCGCGCACCGGCTGACCGGGGCCGGGCTCTCCGTCGCCGTCCTGGAGGCGGAGCCGCGGGTGGGCGGCCGGATGGCCACCGACTCCGTCGACGGCTTCCTGCTCGACCGGGTGGGGCCCCTGCTCACCCTGTCGCCCGAGGAACTGCGGGCCGTGCCGGGGCTCGACGGCCTCGTGCTGCGCCCCTTCGCCCCGGGCGTGCTCGTGCACAGCGACGGCCGGTACACGCGCTGGGGCGCCCCGCACCCGCGCCGGGCGGCCGGCACGCACCGCGCGGGGGGCCACCGAAGCGTGGGGGGAGCGTTCAGCATGGCGCGCGCCCTCGCGAGCGCCCCCCGGCGTCCGGCCGCCTCGCTCGACCAGGCACGGCTCGGCGCGTCCCTGGTCCGGCTCGCCGCGACCCCGTCCCAGCGGCTGCTGACCCGCCCCGAGCGGACCGCGCGCGAGGCGCTGACCGCCCGGCTGCCCGCCCGGACCGTGCAGGGCGTGCTGCGGCCGCTGCTCGCGGCGCTCCTCGGCGACCCGGACCTCGGCATGTCGAGCCGCCGGGCGGACCTGGCGCTGCGCGCCTTCGCCCGGGGCCGGCTCGCGGTGCCGGAAGGCGGTTCGGCGGCCCTCCCGGAGCGGCTCGCCGCCGCGCTGCCGCCCGGCACGGTCCGTACCGGCGTCCGGGTCACGGAGGCGTCCGTCTCCCGGGTCACGACCGCCGGGCACGGGGTCTTCGGCTGCCGCTCGGTGCTGCTCGCGACGGGGGCGCGGACGGCGGCCGAACTGCTGCCCGGCCTGCGGGCGCCCGCCTTCCACGCGGTGACGGTCCTCCACCACACGGCGCCCGTGGCGCCCACCGGGGACCCGGCACTGGTCCTGGAGTCCGACCCGGGCGGGCCGGTGGCCCACACGGCCGTCATGAGCGCGGTCGACCCGTCCCGCGCCCCGGAGGGCCGGGCCCTGATCACCTCGACGGTACTCGGGACGCCGCCGGACGACACGGAGCGGCGGGTCCGCAAGCACCTCGCCACGCTGTACGGCACGTCGACCGACGAGTGGGAGTTGCTCGCCCTGCGCCACACGGCGGAGGCCGTGCCGGCGATGCCTCCACCGCACGACGCCCGCCGCCCGGTCCGGCTGCTCGCGGGCCTGTACGTGTGCGGCGACCACCGGGACGCGGGCACCCCGCAGGGCGCCCTCGCCTCGGGGGCGCGCGCGGCCCGCGCGCTCCTCGGCGACCTCGGCGTCCGGCTCCCCGTGGAGGAGGACGAGGCGGCGGAGGAGGCCGCGTAG
- a CDS encoding SCO2195 family GlnR-regulated protein, producing the protein MPAASTHVRVTAIPSVTDALKAVEALLLGAGQRTARRNAWTSVLEDRRHAKDRVEAQHVMEAASGRASRAT; encoded by the coding sequence ATGCCGGCCGCATCGACGCACGTCCGCGTCACCGCGATCCCGTCCGTCACCGACGCCCTGAAGGCCGTGGAGGCCCTGCTGCTCGGCGCCGGGCAGCGCACCGCCCGGCGCAACGCCTGGACCTCCGTCCTGGAGGACCGGCGCCACGCCAAGGACCGGGTCGAGGCCCAGCATGTGATGGAGGCCGCGTCGGGCCGCGCTTCGCGGGCCACGTAA
- a CDS encoding TetR/AcrR family transcriptional regulator: MSTKPPSLTERRKAATQLDIARAAAELFTERGPDGTTAEDIAQRAGVALRTFYRYFRSKQDAVAPLLAGGADRWREQLAAAGPGARLPEALERSIAASLAAEGAEAAEGLLWTRGLLRAAAEDPALRAVWYRVNQESEEKLREVLAGLAGPDTDPLEIRLAAAAATDAIRIALEAWAESDAPVRGEGSPAALAVRCLRELMGGMRLLGDATAE; encoded by the coding sequence GTGAGCACCAAGCCCCCCTCCCTGACGGAACGCCGCAAGGCCGCGACCCAGCTGGACATCGCCCGCGCCGCCGCCGAGCTCTTCACCGAGCGCGGACCCGACGGCACCACGGCCGAGGACATCGCCCAGCGGGCCGGGGTCGCCCTGCGCACCTTCTACCGGTACTTCCGCTCCAAGCAGGACGCCGTGGCCCCGCTCCTCGCGGGCGGCGCGGACCGCTGGCGCGAGCAGCTCGCGGCGGCCGGCCCCGGGGCCCGCCTCCCCGAGGCGCTGGAACGCTCGATCGCCGCGTCGCTGGCGGCGGAGGGCGCGGAGGCGGCGGAGGGGCTCCTGTGGACCCGCGGGCTCCTGCGGGCGGCCGCCGAGGACCCCGCCCTGCGGGCCGTCTGGTACCGGGTCAACCAGGAGTCCGAGGAGAAGCTGCGCGAGGTCCTGGCCGGGCTCGCGGGCCCGGACACCGACCCGCTGGAGATCCGGCTCGCGGCGGCGGCGGCCACGGACGCCATCCGGATCGCCCTGGAGGCCTGGGCGGAGTCGGACGCGCCGGTGCGCGGCGAGGGCTCACCGGCCGCTCTCGCGGTCCGCTGCCTGCGTGAACTGATGGGCGGGATGCGGCTCCTCGGGGACGCGACCGCCGAGTGA